One segment of Streptomyces bathyalis DNA contains the following:
- a CDS encoding lanthionine synthetase C family protein → MNDTLVRGEEAVSLVAQRLADPEHVAAVASRDDNRDPIYDAVMWGPLTLANGLPGTALLYGELARTDETWRQVAHRHITAAGQAMKSAPSRGLFSGPAALLAAAQTCAGPEGHYGSLRRKLAVWVAQDQTERLHVFDEQARSGRTGVDWAAYDIINGLSGTARLLIDSAADPAEAGPEVEAALTASLRHLVRVTEPVHVDGHDVPGWWVPVELQISERDREAYPRGDFNLGMAHGIAGPLAVLCSAVEGGREVPGTHEAIHRIADWLISWTLHDEAGPYWPARAGWDAETARDRPDALFTRTAWCYGTPGVAAALHRAGRIVNRPQWCTAALGALRAALRRDESLWAIEGATVCHGYAGLLRVLTRVNESAEDPELLAGCRRLTGKVLECADAEAPFGFRHLMRFPAAARSPVPHRAVDTAGMLEGAAGVALSLLPTGTGPLPWDRTLGLA, encoded by the coding sequence ATGAACGACACGCTCGTACGCGGTGAGGAAGCCGTGTCACTCGTCGCCCAGCGGCTCGCCGACCCGGAGCATGTCGCCGCCGTCGCCTCGCGCGACGACAACCGCGACCCCATCTACGACGCGGTGATGTGGGGCCCACTGACCCTCGCCAACGGCCTGCCCGGCACAGCGCTCCTCTACGGCGAACTCGCCCGCACCGACGAGACGTGGCGTCAGGTCGCGCACCGGCACATCACGGCGGCGGGGCAGGCGATGAAGTCGGCGCCGAGTCGCGGGCTCTTCTCCGGTCCGGCAGCCCTGCTGGCGGCGGCGCAGACCTGCGCCGGTCCGGAGGGCCACTACGGTTCACTGCGCCGCAAGCTGGCCGTCTGGGTGGCACAGGACCAGACGGAACGGCTCCACGTCTTCGACGAGCAAGCGCGCTCGGGCCGGACCGGGGTCGACTGGGCCGCCTACGACATCATCAACGGGCTCTCGGGAACAGCGCGCCTGCTCATCGACTCGGCGGCCGACCCGGCGGAGGCCGGGCCAGAAGTGGAGGCCGCACTGACGGCGTCGCTGCGTCATCTGGTCCGCGTCACCGAGCCGGTGCATGTCGACGGCCACGACGTTCCGGGCTGGTGGGTGCCCGTCGAGCTGCAGATCAGCGAACGGGACCGTGAGGCCTACCCCCGCGGGGACTTCAACCTGGGCATGGCACACGGAATCGCCGGCCCCCTCGCCGTCCTCTGCTCGGCCGTCGAGGGCGGACGAGAGGTGCCCGGCACACACGAGGCGATCCACCGCATCGCTGACTGGCTCATCAGCTGGACGCTGCACGACGAGGCAGGCCCGTACTGGCCCGCGCGCGCCGGATGGGACGCCGAGACGGCCCGGGACCGCCCGGATGCCCTCTTCACACGTACCGCGTGGTGCTACGGCACCCCGGGGGTGGCAGCTGCGCTCCACCGCGCCGGCCGGATCGTGAACCGCCCTCAGTGGTGCACCGCCGCGCTGGGGGCACTTCGGGCGGCGCTGCGCCGGGACGAGTCCCTGTGGGCGATCGAGGGTGCCACGGTCTGCCACGGCTATGCCGGGCTGCTGCGCGTGCTGACGCGTGTGAACGAGTCCGCGGAGGACCCGGAGCTGCTCGCCGGCTGTCGCCGCCTGACCGGCAAGGTGCTCGAATGCGCCGACGCGGAGGCGCCGTTCGGCTTCCGTCACCTCATGCGCTTCCCGGCCGCGGCCCGCTCGCCCGTTCCCCACCGGGCGGTCGACACCGCGGGCATGCTCGAGGGCGCCGCGGGCGTGGCGCTGTCGCTGCTGCCCACCGGCACCGGCCCGCTGCCGTGGGACCGAACGCTGGGCCTGGCATGA
- a CDS encoding ABC transporter ATP-binding protein has translation MDVSEARQLSGSATSAFELSGLIVRYGKVTAVDGVSVSSPPGRITALLGPNGAGKSSMLGVLSTAARPDAGTVRIFGHDVRKSPMAARRRLGLVFQERTLDKELSIERNLWFHARLFGMKRDDARARTRLMLDLFGLTDRHRQPVEELSGGLARRVEIARALLHRPGLLILDEPTNGLDPTARAGVWTDLLRLRDELGVTVLYSTHYMDEAEFADEIVILQQGRVVRQGSIEQLKSSLDSSRVVVTCADEDAAVRQLLAAGFEPLIEPGGVAVHCPDPETQLARVVRALDVPGLTVSVHHPSMNDVYLAAAAASGAPQERESVSTP, from the coding sequence ATGGATGTGAGCGAGGCGAGGCAGTTGTCCGGAAGCGCCACATCCGCCTTCGAGTTGAGCGGTCTCATCGTCCGCTACGGCAAGGTCACCGCCGTGGACGGTGTGTCGGTCAGCTCTCCACCCGGCCGCATCACGGCGCTACTCGGTCCCAACGGGGCAGGAAAATCCAGCATGTTGGGAGTGCTGTCGACGGCGGCCCGACCCGACGCGGGCACGGTGCGGATTTTCGGGCACGACGTGCGGAAGTCGCCCATGGCCGCCCGTCGCCGCCTGGGACTGGTCTTCCAGGAACGCACCCTGGACAAGGAACTCTCCATCGAGCGCAACCTGTGGTTCCACGCGCGCCTGTTCGGCATGAAGCGCGACGACGCACGTGCACGGACGCGTCTGATGCTGGACCTGTTCGGGCTCACGGACCGTCACCGGCAGCCGGTGGAGGAACTCTCCGGCGGGCTCGCCCGCCGGGTGGAGATCGCCCGCGCCCTGCTGCACCGGCCGGGGCTGCTCATCCTCGACGAACCCACCAACGGCCTGGACCCGACAGCTCGGGCCGGGGTGTGGACCGACCTGCTCCGGCTCCGCGACGAACTCGGCGTCACCGTCCTGTACTCGACGCACTACATGGACGAGGCCGAGTTCGCCGACGAGATCGTCATCCTTCAACAGGGCCGCGTGGTGCGGCAGGGAAGCATCGAGCAGCTCAAGAGCAGCCTGGACTCCTCGCGTGTCGTGGTGACGTGCGCGGACGAGGACGCAGCTGTCCGCCAGCTGCTCGCGGCCGGCTTCGAACCGCTGATCGAGCCCGGTGGCGTCGCGGTGCACTGCCCCGATCCGGAGACTCAACTCGCCCGCGTGGTACGGGCGCTCGACGTCCCCGGTCTGACGGTCTCGGTGCACCACCCGTCCATGAACGACGTCTATCTGGCTGCCGCGGCTGCGAGCGGAGCACCGCAGGAGCGAGAGAGTGTGAGCACCCCATGA
- a CDS encoding ABC transporter permease, with the protein MTATATAPASSAAPAADGSRPAEDGQLRVALRAVAVIAHRDLLRQVKKLGVLCSQAVQILFFVLVYAVGFDGMVGSVGSLPFSAYVFPGIIAIQVVSIGIASGQSYAWDREYGVLRELLVAPVPRICLPLGKVLAGAGMVTLQSIVMLAFAPLMGVPLTPSRFVAAVGCYALAATVFSVIGLCLATLIKRVQTLQATVQMAMFPMLFLSGSVFAPGDAPEWLGWIMHANPMTYAVDLSRQTLLGGGGLLPWWADLCTLGAILAAVLTLLRIRSGR; encoded by the coding sequence ATGACCGCGACCGCCACCGCACCCGCCTCCTCCGCCGCTCCGGCAGCGGACGGATCTCGACCCGCGGAGGACGGGCAGCTGCGGGTGGCTCTGCGCGCCGTGGCCGTCATCGCGCACCGCGACCTGCTGCGGCAGGTGAAGAAGCTGGGCGTGCTGTGCAGTCAGGCCGTTCAGATCCTCTTCTTCGTCCTCGTCTACGCGGTCGGCTTCGACGGGATGGTGGGTTCGGTCGGCTCCCTGCCGTTCAGCGCGTACGTCTTTCCCGGGATCATCGCCATCCAGGTGGTCTCCATCGGCATCGCCTCCGGGCAGAGCTACGCCTGGGACCGGGAGTACGGCGTGCTGCGGGAGCTCCTCGTGGCACCGGTGCCACGGATCTGCCTGCCACTGGGCAAGGTGCTGGCAGGCGCCGGGATGGTGACGCTCCAGAGCATCGTCATGCTCGCCTTCGCCCCGCTGATGGGTGTGCCGCTGACACCGTCCCGCTTCGTTGCCGCGGTCGGCTGCTACGCGCTCGCCGCCACCGTCTTCAGCGTCATCGGACTCTGTCTGGCCACTCTCATCAAGCGGGTCCAGACGCTTCAGGCGACCGTGCAGATGGCCATGTTCCCGATGCTGTTCCTGTCCGGTTCGGTCTTCGCCCCGGGCGACGCGCCCGAGTGGCTGGGCTGGATCATGCACGCCAACCCGATGACGTACGCCGTCGACCTTTCCCGCCAGACCCTGCTGGGTGGTGGAGGCTTGCTGCCCTGGTGGGCGGACCTGTGCACGCTCGGCGCGATCCTCGCGGCCGTCCTGACTCTGCTGCGTATCAGGAGCGGACGATGA
- a CDS encoding DUF6895 family protein translates to MSPAADAPSWPALPAHAGTEDHALAAAPLTEEEAAGRVLSGALRWTEANLEWFAPQRWQEYLPPRPFGPGPLLELLGLIRVLERSGLMPPDAPLRIRALDLAEEATHTDDFARGMNRVDELFPYHLNLIGLMECLGRPQRELRTRCEALLAAGSGGHALPYKPVLNRIELRYFIDRGGFTAPAALPGLGTLHRQSIAALGPDVLHLTESEIYAFTHVLFYVTDFGRRRDLLGGPEELAGLRETVRVLLGVQLARGSLDLLAELLLCVSALSSDGEGVQHSGPGRGRSDGSEFLVSAGWNALARAARADGSVPSPVHRPDILDGLTGDKAAAYVFGTCYHTTLAAALAAGAAPAAVPKGSRADGAGNSCAPPTPMPRAGPEEIRRWARAAASRTSGPAREGEHGACRGHLGPLLVLAVQARDPDVLADVLLAAERLGLGGDSLVRSAQALLTAWSR, encoded by the coding sequence ATGAGCCCGGCTGCCGACGCTCCCTCCTGGCCCGCACTCCCCGCACACGCCGGCACAGAGGATCATGCCCTGGCCGCAGCGCCGCTCACCGAGGAGGAAGCCGCAGGCCGGGTCCTGTCCGGGGCCCTGCGCTGGACCGAGGCGAACCTGGAATGGTTCGCACCGCAACGCTGGCAAGAGTACCTCCCGCCGCGTCCCTTCGGGCCAGGTCCGCTTCTCGAACTCCTCGGCCTGATACGTGTGCTGGAGCGCTCGGGCCTCATGCCGCCCGATGCTCCGCTGCGGATCCGGGCGCTCGACCTCGCCGAAGAGGCCACGCACACCGATGACTTCGCACGCGGGATGAACAGGGTCGACGAACTCTTCCCCTATCACCTCAATTTGATCGGACTGATGGAGTGCCTGGGGCGTCCGCAGCGCGAGCTCCGGACACGGTGCGAGGCGCTGCTGGCCGCCGGCTCCGGCGGCCACGCCCTGCCGTACAAGCCCGTGCTCAACAGGATCGAGCTGCGCTACTTCATCGATCGCGGAGGCTTCACCGCCCCCGCGGCGCTGCCCGGCCTCGGCACGCTGCACCGGCAGAGCATCGCGGCGCTCGGCCCCGACGTGCTTCACCTGACCGAGAGCGAGATCTACGCCTTCACGCACGTCCTGTTCTACGTGACCGACTTCGGGCGGCGCCGCGATCTCCTAGGCGGCCCCGAGGAGTTGGCCGGCCTGCGCGAGACCGTACGCGTGCTGCTCGGCGTCCAGTTGGCGCGCGGTAGTCTCGATCTGCTGGCCGAACTTCTGCTCTGCGTCTCGGCGTTGTCGTCGGACGGAGAGGGCGTCCAGCACAGCGGACCCGGGCGCGGCCGGAGCGACGGTTCGGAGTTCCTGGTGAGCGCGGGCTGGAACGCGCTGGCACGGGCGGCCCGCGCGGACGGCTCTGTGCCCAGCCCCGTGCACCGTCCCGACATCCTGGACGGCCTCACCGGCGACAAGGCCGCCGCCTACGTCTTCGGCACGTGCTACCACACCACCCTGGCGGCAGCCCTCGCCGCAGGTGCTGCGCCAGCCGCTGTCCCGAAGGGCTCCCGGGCTGATGGAGCCGGAAATTCCTGCGCCCCGCCCACCCCGATGCCCCGCGCCGGGCCCGAGGAGATCCGGCGATGGGCACGGGCCGCCGCTTCCAGGACTTCGGGGCCCGCGAGGGAGGGCGAACACGGGGCGTGCCGTGGGCATCTGGGTCCCCTGCTCGTCCTCGCCGTCCAGGCACGGGACCCGGACGTACTGGCAGATGTGCTGCTTGCCGCCGAACGACTCGGCCTGGGCGGCGACTCGCTGGTCCGTTCCGCGCAAGCCCTGCTCACGGCATGGAGTCGCTGA
- a CDS encoding L-talarate/galactarate dehydratase, whose protein sequence is MNTTHSGPHAARRADDATPDRIRRIRVSSVRLPLDTPVSDAKVLTGRQRPMTEVALLFAEIETENGHEGIGFGYSKRAGGPGQLAHAREVAPELIGEDPSDIGRLWTKLVWAGASVGRSGLATQAIAAFDVALWDLKAKRAGLPLAKLLGAHRDSVRCYNTSGGFLHTPVEELLDNASASLANGIGGIKIKVGHPEHKEDLRRLTAVREELGDDVPLMADANQQWDRPTARRMGRALEDFGLVWLEEPLDAYDSEGHAALAASLDTPVATGEMLASVAEHWELIRAGAADVIQPDAPRIGGITQFLRLAALAEHQHLQLAPHFAMEIHLHLAAAYPYEPWVEHFDWLEPLFNEGLEIGDGRMHVPFRPGLGITLSEQARQWTREECEITDRP, encoded by the coding sequence GTGAACACGACGCACAGCGGCCCGCACGCCGCTCGCCGGGCGGACGACGCGACGCCCGACAGGATCCGGCGCATCAGGGTCTCCTCCGTCCGTCTCCCTCTCGACACACCGGTCAGTGACGCGAAGGTGCTCACCGGACGCCAGCGGCCGATGACCGAAGTAGCCCTGCTCTTCGCCGAGATCGAAACGGAGAACGGCCACGAGGGGATCGGCTTCGGCTACTCCAAGCGCGCGGGCGGGCCGGGGCAGCTCGCCCACGCGCGGGAGGTGGCCCCCGAGTTGATCGGCGAGGACCCCAGCGACATCGGCCGGCTCTGGACGAAGCTCGTATGGGCGGGGGCTTCCGTGGGCCGAAGTGGCCTGGCCACACAGGCGATCGCCGCCTTCGACGTCGCCCTGTGGGACCTCAAGGCCAAGCGCGCCGGTCTGCCGCTTGCCAAACTCCTCGGTGCGCACCGCGATTCCGTGCGCTGCTACAACACCTCGGGCGGCTTTCTGCACACTCCTGTCGAGGAACTCCTCGACAACGCCTCCGCTTCCCTCGCCAACGGCATCGGCGGAATCAAGATCAAGGTGGGCCATCCGGAGCACAAGGAGGATCTGCGGCGGCTGACCGCCGTGCGCGAGGAACTGGGTGACGACGTGCCTCTGATGGCCGACGCCAACCAGCAGTGGGACCGGCCCACGGCCCGTCGGATGGGCCGTGCACTGGAGGACTTCGGGCTGGTCTGGCTCGAAGAGCCCCTCGACGCCTACGACTCCGAGGGTCACGCCGCCCTCGCGGCCTCGCTGGACACCCCGGTGGCGACCGGCGAGATGCTGGCGTCCGTCGCCGAACACTGGGAGTTGATACGTGCCGGCGCGGCGGACGTGATTCAGCCTGACGCCCCGCGGATCGGCGGCATCACCCAGTTCCTCAGGCTCGCCGCTCTCGCCGAGCACCAACACCTGCAGCTCGCACCGCACTTCGCGATGGAGATCCATCTCCACCTGGCGGCGGCCTATCCGTACGAGCCGTGGGTCGAGCATTTCGACTGGCTGGAGCCGCTGTTCAACGAGGGTCTGGAGATCGGCGACGGCCGCATGCACGTGCCGTTCCGTCCGGGCCTCGGGATAACCCTCTCCGAGCAGGCTCGTCAATGGACGCGGGAGGAGTGCGAGATCACCGACCGCCCGTGA
- a CDS encoding maleate cis-trans isomerase family protein, with protein sequence MAEHHIGMIVPSSNLTMETELPRMLRAREEALPEDRFVFHSSRMRMQQVTPEQLKEMNAQTERAALELADARPDVVATACLVAIMAQGPGHHCTAEDEITAVLKGQGAEVPVVSSAGALLSGIEALGAKRVAVITPYMKPLTETVVNYIEDAGTEVVDSLSLEVPDNLAVARLDPSGLREHWRRLDLARADAIVLSACVQMPSLPAVQHVEDASGLPVLTAATATTHRILTELGLEASVPDAGALLGGGR encoded by the coding sequence ATGGCAGAACACCACATAGGCATGATCGTCCCGAGCTCCAACTTGACGATGGAGACCGAACTGCCGCGCATGCTCCGGGCCCGCGAGGAGGCCCTGCCGGAGGACCGCTTCGTCTTCCACAGCAGCCGGATGCGGATGCAGCAGGTGACGCCGGAGCAGCTGAAGGAGATGAACGCGCAGACCGAGCGCGCCGCCCTCGAACTCGCCGACGCCCGGCCCGACGTCGTCGCCACCGCCTGCCTGGTGGCGATCATGGCGCAGGGCCCCGGGCACCACTGCACGGCCGAGGACGAGATCACCGCCGTGCTAAAGGGGCAGGGCGCGGAGGTTCCGGTCGTCTCCAGCGCCGGTGCGCTGCTGAGCGGGATCGAGGCACTCGGCGCGAAGCGCGTCGCGGTCATCACCCCTTATATGAAGCCGCTCACCGAGACCGTCGTGAACTACATCGAGGACGCCGGGACCGAGGTCGTCGACTCTCTGAGCCTCGAGGTCCCGGACAACCTGGCCGTCGCCCGCCTCGACCCCTCGGGTCTGCGGGAGCACTGGCGGCGCCTCGACCTCGCGCGGGCCGACGCGATCGTGCTGTCCGCGTGCGTGCAGATGCCTTCACTGCCGGCCGTCCAGCATGTGGAGGACGCCTCCGGTCTGCCGGTGCTGACCGCCGCGACGGCCACGACCCACCGCATCCTGACCGAGCTGGGTCTCGAAGCCTCGGTGCCGGACGCGGGAGCCCTGCTCGGTGGCGGGCGCTGA
- a CDS encoding MarR family winged helix-turn-helix transcriptional regulator: MADKTSPASGTAAPPAALLAAPGYQVRRLYQAYLAAWVRSVDPTLTGPQFAVLTAVDAAPGHDQSAMASAVALDTSTMADVARRLEKRGLIVRRTAADDGRRKLLYLTEDGERTLREADDRARALDERLLEHYESRADRSQLMRELTELADHWEGLSGDA; encoded by the coding sequence ATGGCTGACAAGACCTCTCCGGCCTCGGGTACGGCTGCCCCGCCCGCGGCGCTGCTCGCCGCGCCCGGATATCAGGTGCGCCGTCTCTACCAGGCATACCTCGCGGCATGGGTGCGCAGCGTCGATCCGACCCTGACAGGCCCGCAGTTCGCCGTGCTCACCGCGGTGGACGCCGCGCCGGGGCACGACCAGAGCGCGATGGCGTCGGCGGTGGCGCTGGACACCTCGACGATGGCGGACGTCGCCCGGCGCCTGGAGAAGCGCGGACTGATAGTGCGCCGCACGGCAGCCGACGACGGTCGCCGCAAGCTGCTCTACCTCACCGAGGACGGGGAGAGGACGCTGCGGGAGGCGGACGACCGGGCGCGGGCGCTGGACGAGCGCCTGCTGGAGCACTACGAATCCCGCGCGGACCGCAGCCAGTTGATGCGGGAGCTGACAGAGCTCGCCGACCACTGGGAAGGGCTCTCCGGGGACGCCTGA
- a CDS encoding alpha/beta fold hydrolase gives MTDRFITQPALADLADVPARSRWVRSGSLRLHALDYGDDPGGGRVPMLLLPGITSPAVTMDFVARKLTDLVRPIVPDIRGRGLSDDGDSYSLEAYAEDTEAWINGLGLERPVVAGHSMGARIAAVTAVRATVPLLGTVLVDPPMSGPGRGPYPTTLSAFLGQLEQARRGTDADEVARAWPRWPRREQELRARWLSSCGEEALRATHHGFETEDFFDWWSSVPTPTALLYGEDSPVVTPACVEEATLKHPQARLTCIPSAGHMVFWDAPEAALDALRESLRAMLA, from the coding sequence ATGACAGACCGGTTCATCACCCAGCCCGCCCTGGCCGACCTCGCCGACGTGCCGGCCCGCAGCCGCTGGGTGCGCTCCGGTTCGCTGCGGCTGCACGCCCTCGACTACGGCGACGACCCCGGGGGCGGACGCGTGCCGATGCTGCTGCTGCCGGGAATCACGAGCCCCGCCGTCACGATGGACTTCGTCGCACGCAAGCTGACCGATCTCGTGCGCCCGATCGTCCCCGACATCCGCGGCAGGGGCCTCTCCGACGACGGGGACAGCTACTCGCTGGAGGCCTACGCCGAGGACACCGAGGCCTGGATCAACGGACTCGGCCTCGAACGCCCGGTGGTGGCCGGACACTCGATGGGCGCCCGCATAGCGGCGGTCACCGCTGTGCGGGCGACGGTGCCGCTCCTCGGCACAGTGCTGGTCGACCCGCCCATGAGCGGCCCCGGAAGGGGCCCGTACCCGACGACGCTGTCCGCCTTCCTGGGTCAGCTGGAACAGGCGCGGCGCGGCACGGACGCCGACGAGGTGGCCCGGGCATGGCCCCGGTGGCCCCGCCGTGAGCAGGAGCTGCGGGCCCGTTGGCTCTCCAGCTGCGGTGAGGAGGCGCTGCGCGCGACGCACCACGGCTTCGAGACCGAGGACTTCTTCGACTGGTGGTCCTCGGTGCCCACACCCACGGCTCTCCTCTACGGGGAGGACAGCCCGGTCGTCACCCCGGCCTGCGTCGAGGAGGCAACCCTCAAGCATCCGCAGGCCAGGCTGACCTGCATCCCCTCCGCCGGTCACATGGTCTTCTGGGACGCACCGGAGGCGGCCCTCGACGCTCTGCGCGAGTCGCTGCGGGCCATGCTGGCGTGA
- a CDS encoding isochorismatase family protein, whose translation MSQEPLQVGRYGEETDRTYERAGFGAPVRRGSSPALVVVDLTRGFTEDSYPSGADLTDVVEATATLVEAARAAHVPVIWTAIAYTRAEAEGHSVTWLDKAHGMRALVEGSQAVALDPRLPRAPEDQLIVKKGASAFFGTSLAATLVALGCDTVLACGATTSGCVRATVVDAVQSGFPVLVPQECAGDRAQGPHDAALFDIQAKYGDVVPLSEALAYLGKLPGSTVPGRPPG comes from the coding sequence TTGAGCCAAGAGCCCCTGCAGGTGGGCCGCTACGGCGAGGAGACCGACCGCACTTACGAGCGGGCCGGATTCGGCGCACCGGTGCGGCGCGGCAGCAGCCCTGCCCTCGTCGTCGTCGACCTCACGCGCGGATTCACCGAGGACTCCTACCCGTCCGGCGCCGACCTGACGGACGTCGTCGAGGCGACCGCAACTCTCGTGGAAGCGGCACGCGCCGCCCACGTCCCGGTGATCTGGACCGCGATCGCCTACACCCGGGCCGAGGCGGAGGGCCACTCCGTGACCTGGCTGGACAAGGCGCACGGCATGCGGGCCCTCGTCGAAGGCAGCCAGGCAGTCGCGCTCGACCCGAGGCTGCCGCGCGCCCCGGAGGACCAACTCATCGTGAAGAAAGGCGCGTCGGCGTTCTTCGGCACGTCGCTCGCCGCCACGCTGGTCGCCCTCGGATGCGACACCGTGCTGGCCTGCGGTGCCACCACCAGCGGATGCGTACGGGCCACCGTGGTCGACGCGGTGCAGTCCGGCTTCCCCGTGCTGGTGCCGCAGGAGTGCGCCGGCGACCGGGCACAAGGACCGCACGACGCCGCGCTCTTCGACATCCAGGCCAAGTACGGCGATGTCGTACCGCTCTCCGAGGCCCTCGCGTATCTCGGCAAGCTGCCCGGCTCCACCGTGCCCGGCCGTCCGCCGGGGTGA
- a CDS encoding SRPBCC family protein has translation MRIDNAVPVKASPEEVFALVNDVERVARCMPGATLDGRDGDAWTGRVKVKAGPITAAYAGTVRFLEVDEEKRRLRVQARGADTHGSGDAEAEAVLEVAEAPEGAELRVTTDLVIRGKIAQFGKGAVGAVSDRILKQFAVNLGSLLDEERRGTAPALAGDGPGAARVPTRVAASVGESEPAVTRTATTADAELDGLAVLMGPAAAKYAPVVGAFAFGLFEGWLLSRAFGGGRHRCGAASRRAR, from the coding sequence ATGCGGATCGACAACGCGGTCCCGGTGAAGGCGTCACCCGAGGAGGTGTTCGCCCTCGTCAACGACGTGGAACGCGTCGCCAGGTGCATGCCGGGAGCGACGCTGGACGGCCGGGACGGCGACGCCTGGACGGGCAGGGTGAAGGTGAAGGCCGGTCCCATCACCGCCGCCTATGCCGGCACGGTGCGGTTCCTGGAGGTCGACGAGGAGAAGCGGAGGCTGCGCGTACAGGCACGTGGCGCCGACACCCACGGCAGCGGCGACGCCGAGGCGGAAGCCGTCCTGGAGGTCGCGGAAGCACCGGAGGGCGCAGAACTTCGCGTGACGACGGACCTCGTGATCCGCGGGAAGATCGCGCAGTTCGGCAAGGGCGCGGTGGGCGCGGTCTCGGACAGGATCCTCAAGCAGTTCGCGGTGAACCTCGGGAGCCTGCTCGACGAGGAGCGCCGAGGCACGGCACCGGCTCTCGCGGGCGACGGCCCGGGGGCCGCCCGAGTGCCCACCCGAGTGGCCGCCTCCGTAGGGGAGTCGGAGCCTGCCGTCACGCGGACCGCGACCACCGCCGATGCCGAACTGGACGGCCTCGCCGTGCTCATGGGCCCGGCCGCGGCCAAGTACGCACCCGTCGTGGGGGCGTTCGCGTTCGGTCTCTTCGAGGGATGGCTGCTCAGCCGGGCCTTCGGCGGCGGACGGCACCGGTGCGGTGCGGCGTCGAGGAGGGCCCGTTGA